In Mixophyes fleayi isolate aMixFle1 chromosome 4, aMixFle1.hap1, whole genome shotgun sequence, the following proteins share a genomic window:
- the LOC142153094 gene encoding hemagglutinin/amebocyte aggregation factor-like encodes FSLERWVNGYDQPLNYQCRNHQSINLIISIHDNNREDRVWDFGCQNTYSNPVSCTWTGYVNDFDQEFTFVCPFGSVLSGMESYHDNKKEDRRWKFYCCQGEVSVTRNCKWSGYVNDFDQYLRWDAPTNYHLTGAHSYHDNSKEDRRWSYHYCQKNA; translated from the exons ttttctttagaaAGATGGGTCAATGGTTATGATCAACCCCTCAACTACCAGTGCCGCAACCACCAGAGCATTAACTTAATTATcag CATCCATGACAATAACCGGGAGGATCGTGTCTGGGACTTTGGCTGCCAGAACACTTATAGCAATCCAGTGTCTTGTACCTGGACAGGCTACGTCAATGACTTTGACCAAGAGTTTACCTTTGTCTGTCCATTTGGATCTGTTCTGAGCGGCATGGAGAGCTACCATGACAATAAGAAAGAGGACAGAAG GTGGAAGTTTTATTGCTGTCAAGGAGAGGTGTCGGTTACACGCAACTGCAAGTGGAGCGGCTACGTCAATGACTTTGATCAGTACCTGAGATGGGACGCACCTACTAATTATCACCTGACTGGGGCTCATAGTTACCATGACAACAGCAAAGA GGACAGACGGTGGAGTTACCACTATTGTCAGAAGAACGCCTAA